From a region of the Triticum aestivum cultivar Chinese Spring chromosome 7D, IWGSC CS RefSeq v2.1, whole genome shotgun sequence genome:
- the LOC123166430 gene encoding uncharacterized protein, with product MGLDVAEISELAELRPIQTAVGGARATAGPGADDGAAETGCVTPKASGARPVAAGGADDDAAADNGCVTPRASGSMAMLPIAPLKQDDGVDVGFATPLATGVEIGPRDSCGAGATAGDEGSFTTPTTADSALVPATVCPPAPRKSAPVPTRKRAPLQQRLFFYPVPHDLTTVFVAVPQCPPPAKKMRAHVVESSVPLGT from the coding sequence atgggcctcgacgtcgcggAAATATCCGAATTGGCGGAGCTCCGGCCGATCCAGACGGCCGTGGGCGGCGCGCGGGCTACTGCAGGGCCGGGGGCGGACGATGGCGCTGCCGAAACCGGCTGCGTCACACCCAAGGCGAGCGGCGCGCGGCCGGTCGCTGCAGGAGGAGCGGACGACGACGCTGCCGCCGACAACGGCTGCGTCACGCCGAGGGCGAGCGGCTCCATGGCTATGCTGCCCATCGCGCCACTGAAGCAAGATGACGGCGTCGACGTCGGCTTCGCCACGCCGCTGGCCACGGGTGTAGAAATTGGGCCGCGAGACAGCTGCGGAGCGGGGGCCACTGCCGGCGACGAGGGCAGCTTCACCACGCCGACGACGGCCGACAGCGCGCTGGTGCCGGCCACGGTGTGCCCGCCCGCGCCGCGGAAGTCGGCGCCGGTGCCGACGAGGAAGCGCGCGCCGCTGCAGCAGCGGCTCTTCTTCTACCCGGTGCCGCACGACCTGACCACCGTCTTTGTCGCCGTGCCGCAGTGCCCGCCGCCTGCCAAGAAGATGCGGGCGCACGTGGTGGAGTCATCTGTGCCTCTAGGCACGTGA